Proteins from a single region of Acidovorax sp. NCPPB 3576:
- a CDS encoding Bug family tripartite tricarboxylate transporter substrate binding protein: MGMHFLSRRTALAALLCSAAGTAIAQAGYPQRAITLVVPQQAGGANDAIARVVAQKLSEQLGQPVVVDNRPGAGGNVGTAATAKAKPDGYTLLLTADSAQVINPWLYQHTGFDPVKDFEPVAPLATAGYVLVANPAFPASNVAELVALAKAHPGQYAIASAGNGTLNHLIGEMLQKTAGISLQHVPYKGSAAAATDVVGGQVPLSVQSLPSSIAFIKAGKLKVLGVVNTRRVAALPDVPTIGETLAGFGQTPWYGLFAPAGTPATVVARLQAEVARALGQKDVAERLAAVGCEPYQGSPAQLAALVRDDLARWGRLVKDTGAKVD; encoded by the coding sequence ATGGGTATGCATTTCCTTTCCCGGCGCACGGCGCTGGCCGCGTTGCTGTGCAGCGCAGCGGGCACGGCCATTGCACAGGCTGGTTACCCCCAGCGCGCGATCACCCTCGTGGTGCCGCAGCAGGCCGGCGGCGCCAACGACGCCATTGCGCGCGTGGTGGCGCAAAAGCTGTCGGAGCAGCTGGGGCAGCCGGTGGTGGTGGACAACCGCCCCGGCGCCGGCGGCAACGTGGGCACGGCCGCCACGGCCAAGGCCAAGCCGGACGGCTACACGCTGCTGCTGACCGCTGACAGCGCGCAGGTCATCAACCCCTGGCTCTACCAGCACACGGGGTTCGATCCGGTGAAGGATTTCGAACCGGTGGCACCGCTGGCCACCGCAGGCTATGTGCTGGTGGCCAACCCGGCGTTTCCCGCGTCCAACGTGGCCGAGCTGGTGGCGCTGGCCAAAGCGCACCCGGGCCAGTACGCCATCGCCTCGGCGGGCAACGGCACGCTCAACCACCTGATCGGCGAGATGCTGCAAAAGACCGCAGGCATTTCCTTGCAGCATGTGCCGTACAAGGGCTCTGCCGCAGCCGCCACCGATGTGGTGGGCGGGCAGGTGCCGCTGTCGGTGCAAAGCCTGCCGTCCTCCATCGCGTTCATCAAGGCCGGCAAGCTCAAGGTGCTGGGCGTGGTGAACACGCGGCGCGTGGCGGCGCTGCCGGACGTGCCCACCATCGGCGAGACGCTGGCGGGTTTTGGCCAGACACCCTGGTACGGGCTCTTCGCGCCGGCCGGAACCCCGGCCACCGTGGTCGCGCGGCTGCAGGCCGAGGTGGCCCGGGCACTGGGCCAGAAAGACGTGGCCGAGCGGCTGGCCGCCGTGGGGTGCGAGCCCTACCAGGGCAGCCCGGCCCAACTGGCGGCATTGGTGCGGGACGACCTGGCGCGCTGGGGCCGGCTGGTGAAAGACACCGGGGCCAAGGTGGATTGA
- a CDS encoding Bug family tripartite tricarboxylate transporter substrate binding protein has protein sequence MTPTTITLATPAITRTVNRTATRRRAAVAIALATAFAGTAWAQGGYPTKPVTLVVPTAAGGTTDLSARMLAQALGPVLGQSVVVDNKGGGNGNIAASVVKRAEPDGYTLLMQYSGYHVISPLLTRQKQWEPSDFQPIANVLSAPQIIVVRDGLPVKTLAELIAYAKAHPGKLNYASSGNGSLQHVTGAMLEQQGGVKMVHVPYKGTGPALQDLLGGQVDLTFGTAPPFMPHIQAGKLRVLAVTGKERLASLPDVPTTAEAGYPKVDATSWFALFAPAHVPKAVVDKLVADVRTVVQNPAFQQKALEQGATADYQGPQPLAERVKADLANWAQVVKASKIEAD, from the coding sequence ATGACACCGACAACGATCACCCTCGCCACCCCCGCAATCACTCGCACCGTGAACCGAACCGCCACCCGCCGCCGGGCTGCGGTGGCCATCGCGCTGGCTACGGCGTTCGCAGGCACGGCCTGGGCGCAGGGCGGCTACCCGACCAAGCCGGTCACGCTGGTGGTGCCCACCGCCGCGGGCGGCACCACCGACCTGTCCGCGCGCATGCTCGCGCAGGCCCTGGGGCCGGTGCTGGGCCAATCGGTGGTGGTGGACAACAAAGGAGGAGGCAACGGCAACATCGCCGCCAGCGTGGTCAAGCGCGCAGAGCCCGATGGCTACACGCTGCTCATGCAGTACTCGGGCTACCACGTGATCTCGCCGCTGCTCACCCGGCAAAAGCAGTGGGAGCCGAGCGACTTCCAGCCGATCGCCAACGTGTTGTCGGCGCCGCAGATCATCGTCGTGCGCGACGGCCTGCCGGTGAAGACCCTGGCCGAGTTGATCGCCTATGCCAAGGCGCACCCCGGCAAGCTCAACTACGCGTCGTCCGGCAACGGCTCGCTGCAGCACGTGACCGGCGCCATGCTGGAGCAGCAGGGCGGCGTGAAGATGGTGCACGTGCCTTACAAGGGCACAGGCCCGGCGCTGCAGGATCTGCTGGGCGGCCAGGTGGACCTGACCTTCGGCACCGCACCGCCGTTCATGCCCCACATCCAGGCCGGCAAGCTGCGCGTGCTGGCGGTGACGGGCAAGGAACGACTGGCCAGCCTGCCGGACGTGCCCACCACGGCCGAGGCAGGCTACCCCAAAGTGGATGCGACCTCGTGGTTCGCGCTGTTCGCACCGGCCCACGTGCCGAAGGCGGTGGTGGACAAGCTGGTGGCCGACGTGCGCACCGTGGTGCAGAACCCCGCATTCCAGCAAAAGGCCCTGGAGCAGGGTGCCACCGCCGACTACCAGGGACCGCAACCGCTCGCCGAGCGGGTGAAGGCCGATCTGGCCAACTGGGCGCAGGTGGTGAAGGCCTCCAAGATCGAGGCGGACTGA
- a CDS encoding MurR/RpiR family transcriptional regulator produces the protein MSAIPDPSIEAPTIAIRIGRVRPTLTRSHQQMADYVLAHPLQAATMPIDELAAAVGVSIATANRFARAIGLDGYPMLRAELVRGFEAMLAPIEKMRIKLEKPSSIGDVFAAALEESQRNIAATREALDPAACEAAVQAIVGARRIYLAGFGASGWLAGLLQRGLDAHCDGVHLLAGVAGASYGARLLPRMGEEDLFIAISYPRYLTDTVVLAQGAFERGVRVLALTDGLQSPLVPFAHGCLFAQTENQYAANSESSALAMIEALTSAVAHQAKESVKTAARMTEAVLPWLHDSSRTRLAPRSADAAKKPAAKGNGRA, from the coding sequence ATGTCCGCTATTCCCGACCCGAGCATCGAAGCCCCGACGATCGCCATCCGCATCGGGCGGGTGCGTCCCACGCTCACGCGGTCGCACCAGCAGATGGCGGACTACGTGCTGGCCCACCCACTGCAAGCAGCCACGATGCCGATCGACGAGTTGGCGGCAGCGGTGGGGGTGTCCATTGCCACGGCCAACCGGTTCGCACGGGCGATTGGCCTGGACGGCTACCCCATGCTGCGGGCCGAACTGGTGCGCGGCTTCGAAGCCATGCTGGCGCCCATCGAGAAGATGCGCATCAAGCTGGAAAAGCCCAGCAGCATCGGCGACGTGTTCGCCGCCGCGCTGGAGGAAAGCCAGCGCAACATCGCCGCCACGCGCGAGGCACTGGACCCGGCCGCGTGCGAAGCCGCGGTGCAGGCCATCGTGGGGGCGCGGCGCATCTACCTGGCCGGCTTCGGCGCCAGCGGCTGGCTCGCCGGTCTGCTGCAGCGCGGTCTGGATGCGCATTGCGACGGCGTGCACCTGCTGGCCGGGGTGGCGGGTGCGTCCTACGGCGCTCGGCTTCTGCCGCGCATGGGCGAGGAAGACCTGTTCATCGCCATCAGCTACCCCCGCTACCTGACCGACACCGTCGTGCTGGCCCAGGGCGCCTTCGAGCGCGGCGTGCGCGTGCTGGCACTGACCGACGGGCTGCAGTCGCCCCTGGTGCCCTTTGCCCACGGCTGCCTGTTCGCGCAGACCGAAAACCAGTACGCGGCCAATTCCGAATCGTCGGCGCTGGCCATGATCGAGGCGCTGACCAGCGCCGTGGCGCACCAGGCCAAGGAGTCGGTGAAGACCGCGGCGCGCATGACCGAGGCGGTGCTGCCCTGGCTGCATGACAGCTCGCGCACGCGGCTGGCGCCTCGCTCGGCCGACGCCGCCAAGAAGCCCGCGGCCAAGGGGAATGGCCGGGCCTGA
- a CDS encoding isoaspartyl peptidase/L-asparaginase family protein, whose product MTVFPSLSGRPVPVIAIHGGAGTLSRAQIDARQERAYHGVLQDVLRAGQAVLQQGGSAADAVCTAVQLLEDCPLFNAGHGAVFTADATHELDAALMEGATLAAGAVAGVRHVRNPILAARAVLRQGQHVLMAGEGAERLARDAGLVMVEPHYFSTEARRAQLQAAQAGQSGAVLDHDGAAALAGLSGRALDEDRKMGTVGAVALDAQGHLAAATSTGGMTNKRPGRVGDSPLIGAGTYADDRTAAVSCTGHGEAFIRVSAAHDICARMAYGGASLEAAVDAVVHGALPAVGGTGGLIAVDRHGNVCLPFNTEGMYRGLARVGHAAESFIFRTPDA is encoded by the coding sequence ATGACCGTTTTTCCGTCTCTTTCAGGCCGTCCCGTTCCGGTGATCGCCATCCACGGCGGTGCCGGAACGCTGAGCCGCGCGCAGATCGACGCCCGGCAGGAGCGGGCCTACCACGGCGTGCTGCAGGACGTGCTGCGCGCCGGGCAGGCGGTGCTGCAGCAGGGCGGGTCTGCCGCCGATGCGGTGTGCACGGCCGTGCAGCTGCTGGAAGATTGCCCGCTGTTCAATGCCGGGCATGGCGCGGTGTTCACCGCCGATGCGACCCACGAGCTCGATGCCGCGCTGATGGAGGGCGCCACGCTGGCGGCAGGCGCGGTGGCCGGCGTGCGCCACGTGCGCAACCCCATCCTGGCGGCCCGTGCGGTGCTGCGCCAGGGCCAGCATGTCCTCATGGCGGGCGAGGGCGCCGAGCGTCTGGCGCGCGATGCGGGGCTGGTCATGGTCGAGCCCCATTACTTTTCGACCGAAGCCCGGCGCGCCCAGTTGCAGGCCGCGCAGGCCGGCCAGTCGGGCGCGGTGCTGGACCACGACGGGGCTGCCGCGCTGGCCGGCCTGTCGGGCCGCGCGCTGGACGAAGACCGCAAGATGGGCACCGTGGGCGCGGTGGCGCTGGACGCCCAGGGCCACCTCGCGGCAGCCACTTCCACGGGCGGCATGACCAACAAGCGCCCCGGCCGCGTGGGCGACAGCCCGCTCATCGGCGCGGGCACCTATGCGGACGACCGCACGGCCGCCGTGTCGTGCACGGGCCATGGCGAAGCCTTCATCCGCGTGAGCGCGGCGCACGACATCTGCGCGCGCATGGCCTACGGCGGCGCCTCGCTGGAAGCAGCGGTCGATGCCGTGGTGCATGGCGCGCTGCCGGCGGTGGGCGGCACCGGGGGGCTGATCGCGGTGGACCGCCACGGCAACGTATGCCTGCCATTCAACACCGAAGGCATGTACCGCGGCCTGGCCCGCGTCGGCCATGCGGCCGAGTCCTTCATCTTCCGCACGCCGGATGCCTGA
- a CDS encoding dipeptide ABC transporter ATP-binding protein: protein MNPTPSSATPSLALPEHRVLAVDDLTIRFANSERTVDAVRNLSFHVDRGETLAIVGESGSGKSVTSLALMRLVEHGGGKIVGGSIALRRSSGQVLDMRRASNATLQSVRGADVAMIFQEPMTSLNPVFTAGEQIAESIRYHQGKDRAAARAEALRMLELVRIPEARNVLDRFPHQLSGGMRQRVMIAMALSCKPQLLIADEPTTALDVTIQAQILQLIRQLQEEMRMGVIFITHDMGVVAEVADRVLVMYRGDKVEEGPSAQIFATPQHTYTQALLSAVPKLGAMQGTDLPRHFELLRPTGDAATVPTLQSTPIDTRPEGAQPILRVKDLVTRFDLRSGLFNRVKRRVHAVEKVSFDLYPGETLALVGESGCGKSTTGRSLLRLVDSQSGAIEFGGRNILDLPTSEVQALRRDIQFIFQDPFASLDPRLTVGFSIMEPLLVHKVASGRQAQERVDWLLEKVGLPRDYAQRYPHEFSGGQRQRIAIARALALNPKVVVADESVSALDVSIQAQIVNLMLDLQRELGVAFLFISHDMAVVERISHRVAVMFLGQIVEIGPRRAIFENPQHAYTKKLMSAVPVADPARRHLRRTLLEGDIPSPIRAVGDEPVVLPMVQVGPGHFVAPQGG, encoded by the coding sequence ATGAATCCAACCCCTTCGAGCGCGACGCCGTCCCTTGCCCTGCCGGAGCACCGCGTGCTGGCCGTGGACGATCTGACCATCCGCTTCGCCAATTCCGAGCGCACGGTGGATGCCGTGCGCAACCTGTCCTTCCACGTGGACCGGGGCGAGACGCTGGCCATCGTGGGCGAGTCGGGCTCGGGCAAGTCGGTCACCTCGCTGGCGCTGATGCGGCTGGTGGAGCACGGCGGCGGAAAGATCGTGGGCGGCTCGATCGCGCTGCGCCGCAGCAGTGGCCAGGTGCTGGACATGCGCCGCGCCAGCAACGCCACGTTGCAGTCGGTACGCGGCGCCGACGTGGCCATGATCTTCCAGGAGCCGATGACCTCGCTCAACCCGGTGTTCACCGCGGGCGAGCAGATCGCGGAATCCATTCGCTACCACCAGGGCAAGGACCGTGCGGCCGCGCGCGCCGAGGCGCTGCGCATGCTGGAGCTGGTGCGCATCCCGGAGGCGCGCAACGTGCTGGACCGGTTTCCGCACCAGCTGTCGGGCGGCATGCGCCAGCGCGTGATGATCGCCATGGCGCTGTCGTGCAAGCCGCAGCTGCTGATCGCCGACGAGCCCACCACGGCCCTGGATGTGACCATCCAGGCGCAGATCCTGCAGCTGATCCGACAGCTGCAGGAGGAGATGCGCATGGGCGTGATCTTCATCACCCACGACATGGGCGTGGTGGCCGAGGTGGCCGACCGCGTGCTGGTCATGTACCGCGGCGACAAGGTGGAAGAGGGGCCTTCCGCGCAGATCTTCGCTACCCCTCAACACACCTACACGCAGGCGCTGCTGTCGGCCGTGCCCAAACTGGGCGCCATGCAGGGCACGGACCTGCCACGGCATTTCGAACTGCTGCGCCCTACCGGCGATGCGGCAACGGTGCCCACGCTGCAATCCACGCCCATCGACACGCGACCCGAAGGCGCCCAGCCCATCCTGCGCGTGAAAGACCTGGTGACCCGTTTCGACCTGCGCTCGGGACTGTTCAACCGCGTCAAGCGGCGCGTGCATGCGGTGGAGAAGGTGAGCTTCGACCTCTATCCGGGCGAGACGCTGGCGCTGGTGGGCGAATCCGGTTGCGGCAAGTCCACCACGGGCCGCTCGCTGCTGCGGCTGGTGGATAGCCAAAGCGGTGCCATCGAGTTCGGCGGGCGCAACATCCTGGATCTGCCCACGAGCGAAGTCCAGGCGCTGCGCCGAGACATCCAGTTCATTTTCCAGGACCCGTTCGCGTCGCTGGACCCACGCCTGACCGTGGGCTTTTCGATCATGGAGCCGCTGCTGGTGCACAAGGTGGCCAGCGGCCGGCAGGCCCAGGAGCGCGTGGACTGGCTGCTGGAAAAGGTGGGCCTGCCGCGCGACTATGCGCAGCGCTACCCGCACGAGTTCTCGGGTGGCCAGCGCCAGCGCATCGCCATCGCACGGGCGCTGGCGCTCAATCCCAAGGTGGTGGTGGCGGACGAATCGGTCTCGGCCCTGGATGTGTCCATCCAGGCGCAGATCGTCAACCTGATGCTGGACCTGCAGCGCGAACTGGGCGTGGCGTTTCTTTTCATCTCGCACGACATGGCAGTGGTCGAGCGCATCAGCCACCGCGTGGCGGTGATGTTCCTCGGCCAGATCGTGGAGATCGGGCCACGCCGCGCGATCTTCGAGAACCCGCAGCACGCCTACACCAAGAAGCTCATGTCCGCCGTGCCCGTCGCCGACCCGGCGCGCAGGCACCTCAGGCGCACGCTGCTGGAGGGGGACATCCCCAGCCCCATCCGCGCGGTGGGCGACGAGCCCGTGGTGCTGCCGATGGTGCAGGTGGGCCCCGGCCATTTCGTGGCGCCGCAAGGGGGTTGA
- the gsiB gene encoding glutathione ABC transporter substrate-binding protein GsiB: MKKASTRRIAFSLLALAMSGSALAAGNAVLAIYQQPETLDPYNTNTTITTAVTKSFYEGLFAFDKDMKVKNVLAESYEVSNDGLVYTFKLRSGVKFHDGTDFNAAAAKATLDRVMNPENRLLRANQFNRVAKVEAVNPTTLRITLKEPFGPFINALAHASAAMISPAALAKWGSKDIAFHPVGTGPFEFVEWKQTEAIVGKKFAGYWKKGYPKVDQVTWKPVIENNTRAAMLQTGEADFAFTLPYEQIATLQKSDKVTVVSAPSIIQRFLTFNMLQKPYDNPKVREAIGYAINKEALAKVAFNGHAFPAQGFVPQGVEYAVKMQPIPYNVAKAKELLKEAGYPNGFESVLWSGYNNTTSQKVIQFIQQQLQQVGIKVSVQALEPGQRAEQVDSWPDPKTAKVRLYYIGWSSSTGEADWALRPLFSTESWAPKLANYAFYSNPVVDESIAKALLTTNGAERAALYKTAQEQLAKDLPRIPLVTEDVLYAHAKRLSGVHVMPDGNINSDEIDLK, encoded by the coding sequence ATGAAGAAAGCTTCTACCCGCCGCATCGCCTTCAGCCTGCTGGCCCTGGCCATGTCCGGCTCCGCGCTGGCCGCCGGCAACGCCGTGCTGGCCATCTACCAGCAGCCCGAGACGCTCGACCCCTACAACACCAACACGACGATCACCACGGCCGTGACCAAGAGCTTCTACGAAGGCCTGTTCGCGTTCGACAAGGACATGAAGGTCAAGAACGTGCTGGCCGAGAGCTACGAAGTGTCGAATGACGGCCTCGTCTATACCTTCAAGCTGCGCTCGGGCGTCAAGTTCCACGACGGCACCGACTTCAACGCCGCCGCGGCCAAGGCCACCCTCGACCGCGTGATGAACCCCGAGAACCGCCTGCTGCGCGCCAACCAGTTCAATCGCGTCGCCAAGGTCGAGGCCGTGAACCCGACCACGCTGCGCATCACGCTCAAGGAGCCCTTCGGCCCCTTCATCAACGCGCTGGCCCACGCCTCGGCCGCGATGATTTCGCCCGCCGCGCTGGCCAAGTGGGGCAGCAAGGACATCGCCTTCCACCCGGTAGGCACCGGCCCGTTCGAGTTCGTCGAATGGAAGCAGACCGAGGCCATCGTGGGCAAGAAGTTCGCGGGCTACTGGAAGAAGGGCTACCCCAAGGTCGATCAGGTCACCTGGAAGCCTGTGATCGAGAACAACACCCGCGCCGCCATGCTGCAGACGGGCGAGGCCGACTTTGCCTTCACGCTGCCCTATGAGCAGATCGCCACGCTCCAGAAGAGCGACAAGGTCACGGTGGTGTCCGCGCCGTCGATCATCCAGCGCTTTCTCACCTTCAACATGCTGCAAAAGCCGTATGACAACCCCAAGGTGCGCGAAGCCATCGGCTACGCCATCAACAAGGAAGCGCTGGCCAAGGTGGCCTTCAACGGCCATGCCTTCCCGGCCCAGGGCTTCGTGCCGCAGGGCGTGGAATATGCGGTGAAGATGCAGCCCATTCCCTACAACGTGGCCAAGGCCAAGGAACTGCTGAAGGAAGCGGGCTATCCCAACGGTTTCGAATCCGTGCTGTGGAGCGGCTACAACAACACCACCAGCCAGAAGGTGATCCAGTTCATCCAGCAGCAGTTGCAGCAGGTCGGCATCAAGGTGTCTGTGCAGGCGCTGGAGCCCGGCCAGCGCGCCGAGCAGGTGGATTCATGGCCCGATCCCAAGACTGCCAAGGTGCGCCTGTACTACATCGGCTGGTCTTCCTCCACCGGCGAGGCCGACTGGGCGCTGCGCCCCCTGTTCTCCACGGAGTCCTGGGCGCCGAAGCTGGCGAACTACGCCTTCTACAGCAACCCCGTGGTGGACGAGTCCATCGCCAAGGCGCTGCTGACCACCAACGGCGCCGAGCGCGCCGCGCTCTACAAGACCGCGCAGGAGCAGCTCGCCAAGGACCTGCCGCGCATCCCGCTGGTGACGGAGGACGTGCTGTACGCCCACGCCAAGCGCCTGTCCGGCGTGCACGTGATGCCCGACGGCAACATCAACAGTGACGAGATCGACCTGAAATAA
- the gsiC gene encoding glutathione ABC transporter permease GsiC produces MLNYFLKRLLGLLPTLLIVAVLVFLFVHMLPGDPARLAAGQDADEAAVAVVRHDLGLDRPLPEQFVHFFTRMVQGDFGKSIRTGRTVAAEISERFMPTLALTVTSMVWAVIFGMGIGIISAVYRNRWPDRLGMTLAVSGISFPAFALGMVLMQVFSVNLGWLPTVGATSWQHYILPSITLGAAVAAVMARFTRASFVEVVQEDFVRTARAKGLNERLVILKHCLRNALIPVITMMGLQFGFLLGGSIVVEAVFNWPGLGRLLVDAVTMRDYPVIQTLVLLFSLEFILINLVVDMLYGFINPTIRYK; encoded by the coding sequence ATGCTGAACTACTTTCTCAAACGACTGCTGGGACTCTTGCCCACGCTGCTGATCGTGGCTGTGCTGGTGTTCCTGTTCGTCCACATGCTGCCCGGCGACCCCGCGCGCCTGGCGGCGGGCCAGGACGCCGACGAGGCCGCCGTCGCGGTCGTGCGCCACGACCTGGGCCTGGACAGGCCGCTGCCCGAGCAGTTCGTGCACTTCTTCACGCGCATGGTGCAGGGCGACTTCGGCAAGTCCATCCGCACCGGCCGCACGGTGGCGGCCGAGATCAGCGAGCGCTTCATGCCCACGCTGGCGCTCACCGTCACCAGCATGGTCTGGGCGGTCATCTTCGGCATGGGCATCGGCATCATCTCGGCGGTGTATCGCAACCGATGGCCCGACCGGCTGGGCATGACGCTGGCGGTGTCGGGCATCTCGTTTCCCGCGTTCGCTCTGGGCATGGTGCTGATGCAGGTGTTCTCGGTCAACCTGGGCTGGTTGCCCACGGTGGGTGCGACAAGCTGGCAGCACTACATCCTGCCCTCCATCACGCTGGGGGCGGCCGTCGCCGCGGTCATGGCGCGCTTCACCCGCGCGTCGTTCGTCGAGGTGGTGCAGGAAGACTTCGTGCGCACGGCGCGCGCCAAGGGGCTCAACGAGCGCCTCGTGATCTTGAAGCATTGCCTGCGCAATGCGCTCATTCCCGTCATCACCATGATGGGGCTGCAGTTCGGCTTTCTGCTGGGCGGCTCCATCGTGGTGGAGGCCGTCTTCAACTGGCCGGGCCTGGGCCGCCTGCTGGTGGATGCCGTGACCATGCGCGACTACCCCGTGATCCAGACGCTGGTGCTGCTGTTCTCGCTGGAGTTCATCCTCATCAACCTGGTGGTGGACATGCTCTACGGCTTCATCAACCCCACCATCCGCTACAAGTGA
- the gsiD gene encoding glutathione ABC transporter permease GsiD: MTTPSIPTPPDAAQLAAASLAPAAASSGAVRTPWREFWRKFKKQHVAMVALAFVLLLVLVAVLAPVLVPYDAEGFFDYERLNELPSAVHWFGVDPLGRDIFSRILMGARISLAAGFLSVLIGCLIGTALGLLAGYYEGWWDRVVMRISDVLFAFPGILLALGVVAILGSNMTNVIVAVAVFSVPAFARLVRGNTLVLKQMTYIESARSIGASDWTIIVRHILPGTISSIVVYFTMRVGTSIITAASLSFLGMGAQPPTPEWGAMLNEARADMVNAPHVALFPSLAIFLTVLAFNLLGDGLRDALDPKIDRQS, from the coding sequence ATGACCACGCCCTCCATCCCCACGCCTCCCGATGCCGCGCAGTTGGCAGCCGCCTCGCTGGCACCGGCCGCTGCCAGTTCCGGCGCGGTGCGCACTCCCTGGCGCGAGTTCTGGCGCAAGTTCAAGAAGCAGCATGTGGCCATGGTGGCCCTGGCCTTCGTGCTGCTGCTGGTGCTGGTGGCCGTGCTGGCACCCGTGCTGGTGCCCTACGACGCCGAAGGCTTTTTCGACTACGAGCGGCTGAACGAGCTGCCGTCGGCCGTTCACTGGTTCGGTGTGGACCCGCTGGGGCGCGACATCTTCAGCCGCATCCTGATGGGTGCGCGCATTTCGCTGGCGGCGGGATTCCTGTCGGTGCTCATCGGTTGCCTGATAGGCACGGCCCTGGGCCTGCTGGCGGGCTACTACGAGGGCTGGTGGGACCGCGTGGTGATGCGCATATCGGACGTGCTGTTCGCCTTCCCCGGCATCTTGCTGGCGCTGGGCGTGGTGGCCATCCTGGGCAGCAACATGACGAACGTCATCGTGGCCGTGGCGGTGTTCAGCGTGCCGGCTTTCGCACGGCTGGTGCGTGGCAACACGCTGGTGCTCAAGCAGATGACCTACATCGAATCGGCCCGCAGCATCGGTGCGTCGGACTGGACCATCATCGTGCGGCACATCCTGCCGGGCACGATTTCCTCGATCGTCGTGTACTTCACGATGCGCGTCGGCACCTCGATCATCACGGCGGCCAGCCTGTCGTTCCTGGGCATGGGCGCGCAGCCGCCCACGCCGGAGTGGGGCGCGATGCTCAACGAAGCGCGTGCCGACATGGTGAACGCCCCGCACGTCGCGCTGTTCCCCAGCCTTGCGATCTTCCTGACCGTGCTGGCCTTCAACCTGTTGGGGGATGGCCTGCGCGACGCTCTCGACCCGAAGATCGACCGGCAGTCATGA
- a CDS encoding P1 family peptidase has translation MKSSSPGNAAALVPPRIGSLSAGPLDAITDVAGVTVGHATRDDGPVQTGVTVIHPHGLDPYRHKVPAGMAVINGFGKSVGLVQLAELGQLETPIALTNTFSVSAMAQAQIRQCIEANPETGRALPTVNPLVLECNDGFLNDIQRMALDGPDYLAACSSAGARIAQGSVGAGRGMSSFQLKGGIGTASRRVPLRQGGICTVGALVLANYGLLPHLVWGGKAIGAEVATLLDDMARAESEETERGSIIMVLATDAPLDARQLNRLALRAGAGLARTGSVYGHGSGDIALAFSTAYTMPHQPCQPMPAIPMLHETLLDGLFQAAADSVEQAIVHALWHAEPVTGREGNHRPALRGLLSRLPASIS, from the coding sequence ATGAAGTCTTCTTCGCCCGGCAACGCCGCGGCTTTGGTGCCGCCGCGCATCGGCAGCCTGTCGGCAGGGCCGCTCGATGCCATCACCGATGTGGCGGGCGTGACGGTGGGCCATGCGACGCGCGATGACGGGCCGGTGCAGACCGGCGTCACCGTGATCCATCCGCATGGCCTCGACCCTTATCGCCACAAGGTGCCGGCAGGCATGGCGGTGATCAACGGCTTTGGCAAGAGCGTGGGCCTGGTGCAGTTGGCGGAGCTGGGGCAGTTGGAGACCCCTATCGCATTGACCAACACCTTTTCCGTCAGCGCCATGGCCCAGGCCCAGATCCGGCAGTGCATCGAGGCCAATCCGGAGACGGGCAGGGCCTTGCCTACGGTCAATCCGCTGGTGCTGGAGTGCAACGACGGTTTTTTGAACGACATTCAGCGCATGGCGCTGGACGGGCCCGACTACCTGGCGGCATGCAGCAGCGCGGGTGCGCGCATCGCCCAAGGTTCGGTAGGTGCGGGCCGGGGGATGTCGAGTTTCCAGCTGAAGGGCGGCATCGGCACGGCATCGCGCCGGGTGCCGTTGCGCCAAGGCGGCATTTGCACGGTAGGTGCGCTGGTGCTGGCCAACTATGGGCTGCTTCCCCACTTGGTGTGGGGCGGCAAGGCCATCGGTGCCGAGGTAGCCACCTTGCTGGACGACATGGCGCGCGCCGAGTCCGAGGAAACGGAACGTGGGTCCATCATCATGGTGCTGGCCACCGATGCACCGCTGGATGCCCGCCAATTGAACCGCCTGGCCTTGCGCGCAGGTGCAGGACTTGCCCGCACCGGCTCCGTCTATGGCCATGGCAGCGGTGACATCGCCCTTGCGTTCTCCACGGCCTACACCATGCCTCATCAGCCGTGCCAACCCATGCCAGCCATACCGATGCTGCACGAAACCCTGCTGGACGGCCTGTTCCAGGCAGCGGCCGACAGCGTGGAGCAGGCCATCGTCCATGCCCTGTGGCATGCCGAGCCCGTCACCGGTCGGGAGGGGAACCACCGCCCCGCGTTGCGCGGGTTGCTGTCCCGCCTGCCCGCATCGATTTCTTGA